The genomic segment GGCAAAAATCCTGTGTAGTTTCACATGGCGGCTAGAGACCATGGCCCGCTGAATTATCAATCCCAGGCGGCTTGGATGAGAACCGCTGCAATGTCTTGACTCTCAGCAAAGAACAAAGACAAAAATTTCACTAGCTGGCTAGCGCAACATTCCAGAGGACAAATAAAAACCAATAAAACCCTCAGTGATCTTTCTTTGTGTGCGCCAACTTCAGACTCGGCACGGGGGTCGAGCTGATGCTGCAATAATTGAAGAGACTTAAGACATTTCTGACAAGATTTAACAGATAAAACTGCAAATAAATCTGGTCATTCTCTTCTCAACTGCTCTCAATTGTGCCAGGTATTGAAGGTTGATTCATGAGCTTTTAGGGGTGATTGAAGCAATAAAAAGCCCCTGCGGTTGCAGGGGCTTTGAGTGTTTAGGCTGTCAACACTGCTTTATCCTGGTAAGTAGAACTGCTACTGACCTTTGCACTTTGAGACTTACACTAAAGAACATCCATTCCCACATAACTCCAAGAACACCTGTACTGCCCCCCGCAATCTCCGCCAGCCGCGCCTTCTAGCTCACCATCAGACGGGGTTTGGCGATGTGCTTTTAACTCTTCTGTGGTTATCGAGAAGCCTGCAGCTTTGGCAATGGCTACAACATCAGCTCCTTCTGCTTTGAGTTGTTCCTGCAGTGAAGTGTCTACTTGAACCTTGGCGATGAATGCCTTCAGTTGTTCTTCTGACATTGGTATCGGTAGTCTTTAGTGGTTATAGCAACGGTCTGCTGCAGTGCCTGTGACTAATATTTACTGCGCCCAATCGTGCCAGGTA from the Synechococcus sp. UW179A genome contains:
- a CDS encoding Nif11-like leader peptide family natural product precursor, which translates into the protein MSEEQLKAFIAKVQVDTSLQEQLKAEGADVVAIAKAAGFSITTEELKAHRQTPSDGELEGAAGGDCGGQYRCSWSYVGMDVL